Genomic DNA from Haloplanus aerogenes:
GTCGAGGAGACGGGCTACTACACGCTCTCGTCGCCGGACGTGGAGGGCACGATGGAAGTGACCGTCGAGTACGTCCCCGAGGGGACGCTCGCGCCGTGGTTGGCCGAGCGCGAACCCGGCGACGAGATAGAGATCGAAGGGCCGTTCGGCGACGTGCGGTACACGGGCGACGGCGACGCGCTCGTCGTCGCCGAGGGACCGGGCATCGGTCCCGCCGTGGGGATCGCCGAACGCGCCCAGCGCGAGGGGTACGACGCGACGGTCGTCTTCTGGGGCGAGGAGCCGCCCCACCGCACCCGCCTCGACGCCCTCGAAGACGGCGGCGCGACGGTACTGCTCGTCGGGTCGCTCGACGAGGCCGCCGACACGCTCGCCGCGGCCGGTGACGCCACGGTGTACGTCTTCGGTTTCGAGTCGTTCGTCAGGGACGCGAAGACCGTCGCCGACGCCGTCGGCGTCGAGAACGTCCGCGCCGAGAGCTTCGGGGCGCGGTAATCACCACGCCGCGTCCAGCACCGCCCGCACGTCGTCGACCGTCGGGTCCAGTCCGTCGGGAACCGTCCCCATCAGCGCGTCGTCGATAATTCGCTCCGCCACGTCGTCCAGATCCGACCGTGCGAGGCCGTCGATGGTCCGCAGGCGAGCGGGGAGACCGAGATCGTCGCGCACGTCGGCCACTGCGTCGACGACGGCCTCGGCGGTCGCGCCGGCATCCAGCCCCGCGGTGTCGACGCCCAGCGCCTCCGCTAGCAGGTCCCGGCGGCCGTCGACGTGTTCGAACAGGTAGCGCAGGACGTGCGGGGCGACGATGCCGTGGACGACGCCCTGATGCGCGTCGTAGTTGCGCGAGAAGCCGTGGCCGAAGGCGTGAACGATCGAGAGTTTGTACGCGCCGGGCTCCGAGATGCCGTACTGGACACAGACGATGCCGGCCAACACGTCGTCGAGGTCGTCGGCGTCCATCGGGTCCTCGCGCAGGGTGGAGAGACCGGATCGCAGGAGTCGGAGTCCCCGGGCTGCGGTCCCGTCGGTGACTGGCGTCGAGTTGCTGGTGTAGAGCGCTTCGATCCCCTTGTCGAAGCCGTTCATGGCCGACGCCGTGAGGATGGACTCGGGCGTCGTCCGGTAGAGATCGGCGTCGTAGCACAGTGCGGCGGGCATGAGGCGGTCGCCGCCGACGCCGCCGCTCGCCGGTCGTTCCGCGTCGGCGTCGAGCGCGAACGTCACGCCCGCGACGGTCGACAAGTCGGCGCCAGCGAGCGTCGTCGGCACGGCGACGACGGGAAGCGGCGTGCCCGACTCGAGCGAGAGCGACGCCTCCGCGACTGCCCGCTCTCCAACCGTCTCGGGGTCGTCGTCGTGGGTCGTCAGCGTCGCCATCACTTTCGCTACGTCGAGCGAACTCCCGCCGCCGACGGCGACCAGTACGTCGGCGTCGACGGCACGGGCGCGCTTTACGCCCTCGACGGCCGTGCCGAGGTACTTCTCGGGCGTCGTCTCGTCGAAGACGCCGGCTAGCCGGTCGCCCAACCCCTCGCGAATCGGGTCCATCACTGCCGGCGTCGAGCCGACGGTGGTGCCACAGACGACGAGCGCGCGCTCCCAGCCGTGACGTGCACAGATGGACGACAGGTCGGCCACACAGCCCGGCCGACACACGATGTCGCCCGGTCGGTACGCGAACTCGAACCGTTGCCGGTCGCGGGTCATGCCCCCGATAGTCCCGCGGAGACCAAGAAACCTCCAGCCGGGAAGCTGCGCTTCGATTCCGATTAATCTACGATTTGAAGGTATTCTTTAAATCTTATGATTTTATTTTGTCAGAAATGACAGTTAATAGATATCGGCCATTTGAGCCGCTAATTCGTCCCTCTGTACGAGATTTTCGGGTCATGCGGACAGCTCCGAATATATTCGAGTAGACTAGTATAAATACTCTAAAAGGGCTATCAGCGACGTTCAGACGTTTTTGGAGTATTCGACAGATTTATTTGATATTTGACTATTCGATCAATACGTACAAAATCTGCTTATTTTGATCCCCCTCGTCCCTACGCCGCCAACGTATATGTAGGTCCTTCCCGCACGGTGTGGTATGAGCGAGCGGATCAAGCCCCTACAGTTCACCTGGCTCAAGCGGGCGGTCGTGCTGGCGGAGGTGGTGCTGGGATCGCTCCTGCTCGCGTGGGTGACCGCTCTGATCTTTCAGTCTATCGTGGCCGGGCCAAGCGCTACGGGTGCCGAACTCGCCGACCTCACCCGGACGTTCGGTCTCATGCTCCTGATGGGTACGATCCTCTTTCTGGATGGGTTGCGCCGCGGGCGTCGCTGGATGTAACCGATCAGCGCAGGAGGGCGTCGCCGGTCGTGGGATCGAACAGGTGGATGTTGGCGGGATCGATGGTCACGTCGACCACGTCGCCATGTTCGATATCCATGTCCTCGTCGACGACGGCCTTGACGCGGATGTCGTTCTCTTCGAGGTGGAGGATGAGTTCGTCGCCGGCGGTTTCGACGACGACGACTTCGATCTGCCCCGCGAGTTCGCCGTCGGTCGTGCCGTGTTCCGAGACGAGAAGGTTCTGGGGCCGGATACCGAGCGTGTAGGCGCCGCCGTCCGTCGTCGCGTCACGGATGGCACTGCCGGCCACCGTATCGACGGGCACTTCGATGTCGAACACCGCGTTGGCGAGTCGCACGGCGCCGTTCTCGTGGAACGTCTCCACGTCGAGGAAGTTCATGCTCGGCGTGCCGATGAAGTCCGCGACGAACTGGTTGGCCGGGTTCCGGTAGAGTTCCTGTGGCGCGGCGAGTTGCTGGATGGTCCCCTTGTCGAGGACGGCCACCCTGTCGCTCATCGTCATCGCTTCGATCTGGTTGTGGGTGACGTAGACGGTCGTCACGCCGAGTTCGCGCTGCAGTTCGACGAGCGTCGCCCGCATCTCCGTCCGCAGTTTGGCGTCGAGGTTGGCGAGCGGTTCGTCGAGCAGGAAGACTTCGGGGTCGCGGACGATGCTCCGGCCGAGCGCGACGCGCTGTTGCTGACCGCCGGAGAGTTGCTGCACGTCACGGTCGAGGAGTTCCTCGATCTGCAGGAGATCCGCCGCATCCTCGACGGACGCCCGACGCTCGTCGGCGTCGACGCCCTGCATCTTCAGGCCGAACTCCATGTTCTCGCGCACCGTCATGTTGGGGTAGAGCGCGTAGTTCTGGAACACCATGGCCACGTCGCGTTCCTGTGGCGGCACGTCCGTCACGTCCTTCTCGCCGAACAGGATTCGCCCCTCAGAGGCGGTGACGACGCCCGCGAGCATCCGGAGGATGGTGGACTTCCCGCTCCCCGACGGCCCGACCAGCGTGACGAAATCACCGTCCTCGATTTCCAGTGAGACGTCGTCGACGGCCAACACGTCCCCGTCGTATCGCTTCACGATGTCCTCGAGAGTGACTTTTGCCATGGCAACCAATGACAGTCACCGGCATATAAAATCATTGTGAACGGCGTCGGGTCGCCGTGACTCCTGTTGTCAGGGCGACTCGCTGACCGTCACGTCGATGCCGGAGATCACGTCGTCGATGCGGAGGATGGTGGTTGCGGCGCCTGCGGCGGTGTGGATCGATCCCCGTTTGAACGCCGCTGGCTCGACGACGCCGGCGTCGAGGGCGCTCCCGAGTTCGCGCTCCAACCCGAGGACGCCGGCGTCTCGCTCGCCCCGGCTGTGCGCGGTCCGGAGGTCGAGAATCGCGTCGGTCGGGTCCATCCCCGCGTTGCGCGCGAGGAGGCGCGGGACGGCTTCGACGGCGTCGGCCACCGCCTCGATCACCATCGACTCCCGGCCGCCGACGCCGGGTGCGGCGTCCCGCAGGTGCTGTGCGATGGCCATCTCGGCCGCGCCGCCACCGGGGACGACCTGCCCCGTCTCCAGCGCCGAGGCCACGGACGCGACGGCCGCGTTCACGTTGCGCTTGGCCTCCCAGCCCGCCATCCACGTACTGCCGTGGAGGAGGACCGAGGCGAGGTCGCCCGGCAGGTCCCGGAAGAAGACGACCTCCTGTTCGACTTCGGGGTACTCGCGCCGGGTGATCGACCCGACCGACCCCGCGTCGTCGGGGTCGAACGCGCCGAGGTGGGGGAGGAGCGTCCCGCCGGTCGCCCTGGCCAGTGCCTTCAGCCGCGCCTCGTCGGCGTTGCGGACGACGGCGATCCCCGCGCGGTCGAGGCGGGCGACGGTCGCCTCGTCGACACGGTTGGCTGCGAGGAGTACGTCGACGCCGGCGTCGACGAGCGGGCGAACCGACTCCTCGACCAGTTCGCGTTCGCGGTCGGTGAACCGCTGGAGGTCGTCGGCCGTCTCGGCCGCGATGGTCAGCGACTGACTCGTCCCGGCGTCGGCCCCAGCCTCCGACTCGATCCGGTCGTTCACCTGCTGGGACGCGGTGACGGCCTGTGTCGTCATCGCGATCGTGGCGTCCGTCAGCGACTCGGGCACGTAGTTGCCCGCGAACGACTTCTTGAGGACGAGGCCGTCGACGAACTCGCTGTCCGCCAGACTACCCGCACGCAGCGACTCGGTGCGGACGGCGTCGGGATCTAGGTGCCCGTCTGCGGCCGCGTCGCGGAGCCACGCCACGAGGGTGTCGGCGAGGGGTTCGGTGACGGTGCCGCCGAGCGTGGTGTGGACGAGGTCGGCGATCCGATCCTCGTCGACGGGGACAGCGGCCTCGTCGATGGCATCACCGGCGAGGGGGACGGCCGCGTCGATGCCGTTGATGACCGTCCGCGGGTGGAAGCCCCGGTCGATCAGGTCGGCCGCCGCCTCCAGCATCCGCCCGGCGTACACCGTCGCGGTGGTCGTACCGTCGCCGTGGCGGTCGTCCTGCGCCGCGGCGACGCGGGCGACCATCGATGCCGCCGGTGATTCGAACGGGACCTTCTTGAGGATGTACGCCCCGCTGTTCGTCACCTGGAAGTAGTCGTCTAACCCTTCCTCCTCTTTCTCTGGCTTGCGGTAGACGATCTTGTCCCGGCCGTGGGGACCGAGCGTCGTCTCGACGAGGTCGGCCACCGTCGCGGCCGCCGTGGCGTTCGCCTCGACGACGCTCTCCCGATCCGCGCCGGTGGCCTGCCCCTCGGCCATGATCCCGTCGACTCCCGTCTGGGTTCGTCCCCCGTCGTGACTCATTGTGAGTGCCCGATACTGTGTTCCGCCCCCTGAACTTTGTGGTTGCTGGGGCGACACGTTCGCCTCGACGGTAGATTTATACCCGTCACCTCGGACACTTGGCAGTATGGATTTGCAGGACACGCGAGCCGTCGTGACGGGCGGCAGTCGCGGCATCGGAGAAGCGATCTGTCTCGAACTCGCCAGCCGAGGGGTCGAAATCGCCATCGCCGACATCGACGAGGACGGCATGGCCGACACCGTCGACCGGATCGAGACCGAGACCGACAGCACGGCCGAGTGGTACTACGTCGACCTCGCCGACCCGGACCTCGTCGACGAACGGACCGACGAAATCCTCGACGACCTCGGCGGCGTCGAGATTCTGGTCAACAACTCCGGGATCATGGGGCCGACGGCGCCCCTGGAGGACGTGACCGTCGAGGAGTGGGACCAGATGATGCACGTCAACCTCCGCGGGCAGTTCCTGATGTGCCGGGCCATGTTGCCGACGATGAAAGACGCCGGCTTCGGCCGCATCGTCAACATCGCCTCCATCACGGGCAAGGCCCCGCTGTACAACCGCGCGCCTTACGCCACCTCGAAGATGGGCGTCATCGGCCTGACGCGGACGCTGGCCGACGAGGTGGGCGAGGACGGCATCAACGTGAACGCCATCTGCCCCGGGTCGGTCGAAGGGCCGCGCATCCAGCGCGTGTTCGAGAAGCAGGCCGAAGCGCGCGACGTACCCTACGAACAGGTCGAGGAGGAGGCGAAGGCGGAGAGTCCGATCGGCCAACTCGTCCAGCCCGAAGACGTCGCGGGCGTCGTCGCTTTCCTCTGTACGTCCGACGCCGACCGCATCACCGGACAGGACCTCAACGTCTCCGCCGGCCGCGTGATGTACTAGTCCCGCCAGGCCACGTAGATCACGGCGACGCCGCCCACACCCGTCGCGACGGCGACCACCAACACGGTCCACCGGAGCGACGCGACGAACCCGCGTCCGGGCGAGAGGAGGGCGATGGCCGCGCCGGTGACGAGCGGCCCGACGCTGTTCGAGAGTCGGATGATCGACTCCCCGATGCCGACGACGCCGCCCCGGAGTTCCGCGTCCACCCGGTCCGTGACGACGTTTCGCAGGAGTGAGAAGGAGAGGCCGAAGCCGACGCCGACACAGCCGACGGCGAGGACGGCGACCGGAATCGAGGGGGCCAGCGCGAACAGTCCGAGGCCAACCGCCAGCGCGACGTTCGCCGCGACCAGCGGGCGGAAGGCGCCGTCGGTGGCCGCGGTGACGCGTCCCGCCTGACTCGCCGTCGTCGCATTGACGAGGCTCAACACGGTCAGGAGCGCGCTCGCGTACAGCGGCGAGTGGCCCAGGACTTCGACGACGAAAAACGAGTTGTAGGTGAGGAACGTGATCCAGACGAACGCCGGGACGCCGAGGGCGAGGAGGACGGCGCCGAGGCGGGGACGAGCGACCGCCGACAGCACCGCGCGGACGTACGCGCCGGTGTCGCGGGTCGCCGGTCGGCCGCCGTCGGACCGGGGAGTCGACGACGGTTCCTCCAGCCCGACGTACACCAGCCCCGCGATGGGGAACGCGACGGCGAAGAGGAGGAAGGGGAAGCGCCAGGAGAGCGCGGCGAGGGCACCGGCGAACGCGGGGAAGACGGCCTGCGAGAGCGCCGAGGAACTGAACCGGAGGCCGTGGGCCGCCGTCTCCTCCGCGTCCGCGTACACGTCGCCGATGCTCGTGATGACGACGGGGATGATGCCCGAGTAGCCGACGCCCTGCACGCCCCGGAGCGCGAGAACGACGGTGTAGTTCGTCGTGAACGCGAGCGCGGACCCGCCGGCACCGAACAGGAGCAGCGACGCGATCAGGACGGGCTTGCGGCCGTAGCGGTCGGCGATGGCGCCCGCCAGCGGGATGCCGACGATGCTCGGCGCGGTGAACGCCGACATCATCAAGCCGAGACTGGCGCCGTCGATGCCGTACGGTCCCGCCAGCCCCTCCAGCACTGGCGAGACGACCACCGCGCCGATGGCACCGTTGATGTTGGCGAGGACGAGGAGGCGGAAGGTGGTATCGTCGAGGACCGACGCGCCGTCACCGAAGGCCCGTTCGAGGCTCACACTCCTCGTCAAACCGGCGCCAAAATAAAACCGGGTGCCCGCGTTACTCGTCTTCGTCGTCGCGGCGGCGCGCCTCGGCCGAAAGCTGGTGGGCGTGTGTCCCCTCGATTTCGCAGACGGCCGCGGCGTGTTCGGCCAATCGCGCCGCGCCTTCCGGCGTCGCCTCCTGGTGGGTGAGCACCTTGAGGTAGGTGCCGACCCAGATCCCGCCGCTGTACTTGCTGATCTCTAGGGTCGGGAGGCTGTGGTTGGTGCCGGCGCTCTTGTCGCCGAAGACGACGGGCGAGCCCTCCCCGAGGAACAGCGACCCGTAGTTGTGGAGGTCGTCCATCAGCGCCCGCGGTTCCTCGGTCATCACCTGCAGGTGTTCCATCGCGTAGTCGTTGGTCAGGTCGACCGCCTCGGCCATCGTGTCCGCGACGATGACCTCGCCGTTCTGGTTCCAGCACTCGCGGGCGACCTCCTCGGTCCGGAGGTCGGGCAACTGGGCGTCGAGTTCGGCCATCGCCTCCCGGGCCAGCGTCTCGTCGGTCGTGATGAGGACGGGTCGGGAGTTGGTGTCGTGTTCGGCCTGCGCGAGGAGGTCGGTCGCGACGAGTTCGGGGTCCGCCGTCTCGTCGGCGAGGATCAACACCTCGGTCGGGCCGGCGAGGAAGTCGATGCCCACGTTGCCGTACACCTGCCGCTTGGCCTCGGTGGTAAAGACGTTGCCGGGGCCGCCGACGTGATCGACGGCGTCGATACTCTCGGTGCCGTACGCCATCGCGCCGATGGCCTGTGCGCCGCCGACGCAGTAGATTTCGTCCGCGCCCGCGGCGTCCATGGCGTACAGTTGCGCGGGCTGGATGCCGCCTTCGTCGGTCGGGGGTGCGCAGGCGACGATCCGATCCACGCCGGCGATGACTGCGGGGACGATGGTCATGGCCGGCGAGGCGACGAGCGGGTAGCGCCCGCCGGGGATGTAGACGCCCGCGGACTCGACGGGAACGACTCGCTGGCCCATGCGGACGCCGGGGTGGAACTCCTTCTCGAAGCCTTCGATGTGGTCTCGCTGTTCCTCGTGGAACGCGCGGACGTTCTCGACGATCTGGTCGATGGTGTCGCGTTCGTCGTCGGTGATGTCCTCGCGGGCGGCCTCGATCTCCGCGTCGGTGACGCGGATCGACTCGCGGTCCACGCCGTCGAACCGCTCGGTGAACTCGCGGACGGCGTCGTCACCGCGCTCCCTGACGGCGGACAGGATGTCGTCGACGGCCTCGGTCACCTCGTCGCTGATCTCGATGGACGGTCGCTCCGTCTCCTTGAGGTACTCGTGTCCCATACGTCGGCGCACGACCCTGTGGGGTATAAATCTCCGTGAACTCACAGCACCTCCTCGCTCAGATCGAGCGTCTCGTAGTTCACCTCGCAGATGTTCGCGGTCTGGATGACGAGTTCCGGAATCTCGGATTCGAAGCGCTCGCCTTTCAGCCGCCCGGTCGGCCCGGAGACGGCGACGGCGCCGAGGGCGTTCCCGTCCGATCCCCGGATCGGCGCGCCGACGGCGCGGAGACCTTGCAACTGCTCTTCCTCAGCGACCGAGTAGCCCCGCTGACGAATCCGTTCGAGTTCGTCGAGGAGGGTGTCGCAGTCGGTGATCGTCTGGGGCGTGTTTGGCGGCAGGCCCACTTCGTCGATGATCTCCGCGACGCGGTCGTCGGGCGTGTACGCGAGGATGGCCTTCCCGGCGGCGGTACAGTGGAGGTGTTTCACCGGTTCCTCCCGTTTTCGGTTGTGGTACTCGACGGCGACGGCGTTCTCACCGAACCGCTCGTAGATGGGGACGAGGCGGCCGTCGTGTTCGGTCAGCAGATGGACACACTCCCCGCACTCGTCGGCGAGGTCCTCGATCTCCTCCTTGGCCGCCTGGTAGAGGTCGGAGTGGTTTCGGACGAACTCCCCGAGCGTGAGAAACCGCGGTCCGAGTCGGTAGCCATCCTCGCTCTGCACGACGAGGCCGTGATCCTTGAGCGTGGCCAGATGTGTGTGGACGGTCCCGGGCGCGAGATCCAGGTCCGCGGCCAGATTCGACACGGTCGCCTCTCCCCGTTCCCGGAGTAATTTGACGAGCCGACACGTCGTATCCACCGACTTGATCTTCCGGTGACCGTGTTTTTCGGGCATACCGTCCACGTACGATCGGGGGGGAGTTACCTTTTGGGTATGTCAAAAACGACCGTGTAGAATTCGGTCGGTAGGTCGGCTGACAGCCCACCAACTCTCCTATCGGCCATGTTGATCACTCACGTGGCCAAAAGTTTTGACACTCTCAAACAATATGGGAATACGTCGGTAGCGGGGCTGTACTGGCTGTTCGAGCTACCGACGGTCGGGTCGATTGCGCGCACACTCGAAAACACAAACACACGTACGCGTGTTATGAATCGCCGACCGACTCGCCCTGACTCGGACGGTAGCACGCCACACTCGTTTGATGATCTCAAAAACAGATGGCAGTCAGTCGATTAGCGCGCGGCCTCGATCTCGTCGAGAACGTCGGGGTTCTCGATGCTGCTCATGTCGCCCAGATCCTCACCGCGGTAGATCGACTCGATGGCCCGGCGGATGATCTTCCCGCTCTGGGTCTTGGGGAAGGCGTCGACGAACAGGACCTCGCGGGGGCGGAACGGCTTGCCGAGTTCCTCGCCGACGGTGTCGCGGATCGCCTCGCGTAGTTCCTCGCTCTCCTCCTCGCCCGCTTCGAGGACGGTGTAGAGGACGACGGCGGTGCCGGTCGTGTCGTCGGGCACGCCGACGGCGGCCGCCTGATTCACCGCGTCGTGTTCCATCGCCGCACCCTCGACTTCGGCGGGGCCGACCTTCCGGCCCGCGACGTTGAGGGCGTCGTCCGCGCGGCCGTGGAGGAACCAGAAGCCGTCCTCGTCCTTCTGGGCCCAGTCACCGTGGTCCCAGAGGTCCTCCCACGAACTCCAGTACTCGTCCAGATAGCGCTCGTCGCCGCTCCAGAGCGACTTGGTCATGCTCGGACAGGAGTCACGCGCGACGAGGAAGCCGCGTTCGTGCGTGTCCGCGATGGAGTCGCCGTGGCGGTCGACGATGTCGATGTCCATCCCCAATCCCGGCCCGCCGAGGGTGCAGGGCTTGAGCGGCGTGATCGGCATGGGCATGAGGAAACACCCCATGATCTCCGTGCCTCCGGAGATGTTGATGATCGGCGTGTCGCCGCCGCCGACCTCCTCGTGGAACCAGAGCCACGACTCGGGGTCCCACGGTTCGCCCGTGGATCCCAGCAGGCGGAGGCTGGAGAGGTCGTAGTCCTCGACCCACTCGTCGCCCCGCTTGCGGAGCGCCCGGATCGCCGTCGGGGAGATGCCGAACTGCGTGATGCCGTGGTTGTCGATCAACTGCCAGAAGCGGTCGGGTTCGGGGTGGTCCGGCGCCCCCTCGTACATGACCATCGTCCCGCCGTGGGCGTGGGTGCCCATCAGCGTCCACGGGCCCATCATCCACCCGATGTCGCTGACCCAGAAGAAGCGGTCGGAGGGCTTGAGATCCATCCCGAAGTACACCTCCTTGGCGGCCTGCATCAGCGCGCCGGCGTGGGTGTGGACGATGCCTTTCGGCTTCCCCGTCGTCCCCGACGAGTAGAGGAGCATGGACTCCTGACTCGCGTCGAGGGACTTGGTGTCGTAGTCGTCGTCCGCCTCGCCGACCGTCTCCGCCCAGTGTTCGTCCCGGTCGTCGTCCCACGGAATCTCCTCGGCGCTCGCGAGGCCGAGGCGGTCGTACACCACCGTGTGTTCGACGTGGCCCGCCTGTGCGATGGCGTCGTCGGCCGCCTCCTTCAGCGTGACGTGACTCCCGCGGCGGTAGAACCCATCGCCCGTAAAGAGGACCGAACACTCCGCGTCGCCGATGCGGGTCGCGGTGGCGTCGACGCCGAACCCCGAGAAGATGGGGACGGCGATGGCGCCCACTTTGAAACAGCCGTAGAGGATGGAGATGACCTCGGGTACCATCGGCATGTAGAGGCCGACCGTATCGCCCGTTTCTATCCCCCTGGATTCGAGGTAGTTCGCCACCCGGTTCGACTGCCGGGCGAGTTCGTGGTAGGTCATCTCGCGCACTTCACCCGGTTCGCCCTCCCAGATGCAGGCGACCTTGTTGCGGGTCTCCGAGTCAGGCGCCGCGTGTCGGTCGACCGTGTTGTGCGCGGCGTTGAGTTTCCCGCCGGGGTACCACTCCGTGAACTGCGGCCCTTCGGCGTCGTTCCGGACCGCGTCGTACCCCTCGTCGAACTCGATGTCGAGATAGTCGACGAGTTCGTCCCAGAACCACGCGACGCCGGAGCGCGGTTCGCCCGCCACCTCCGAGGTGGTCCGCTCGATCAACGCCTCGTAGTCCTCGATGTCGTACGTCTGCATGAAGTCGTAGACGTTGGTCGATTCGACGAATTCCCGCGAGGGGGTGTAGACCACTTCGTCGGTCCGCTTCTCGCGTTCTGTCATGCTCCGAAGTGTACCACGAGAGGGTAATAGGTTTTTGCGTCCGTCGAGCTACTCGTAGTGGTCGCGGTGGGCCGACGCCAACTCGGCTTTCGCGATCTTTCCCGTCGCGGTGTAGGGGAACGTCTCGACCGCGACGATGGACTTCGGTCGCTCGAACGGCGCGAGACGCGCCTCGCAGTGTGTGTGCAGGTCGTCCGCCGACACGTCCTCGCCCACCACCACCCGGACGAACGCCGTGACCGCCTCGTCCCAGCGGTCGTGCGGGAGGCCGACGACCGCACACTCTGCGACCGCGGGGTGATCGAGCAGGCACTCCTCGACCCGAATGGAGGCGACGTTCTCGCCGCCTGTCTTGATCATGTCGCCCTTGCGGTCGACGAACCGGAGGAGGCCGTCCTCGTCGACCCGGCCGATGTCATCGGTGTGGTGCCAGCCGTCGGTCCACGCCGCCGCGGAGGCGTCCGGCCGATTCAGATATCCCTGCATGACGCTCGGCCCGCGGACGACGATTTCGCCCGTCTCACCCCGGCCGAGCAGTTCGCCGTCCTCGTCCATCACCGCCACGTCCGCAAAGGGCGTCGCCTCGCCCACGTAGTTGCCCGACTTCTCGAACTGCCAGCGCGGGTCGAGGAAGGTGGTCACCAGCGTCTCCGTCTGCCCGTACACCTTCTGCAGGTCGGCATCGAAGGCGTCGACGACGCGCTCCCGCACGTCCATCTCCATCGGCATCCCGTGGACACACCGGCGCACCGACGACGCGTCGACCGCCGCCTCGGCGTCGAGGAGTTGCCGGTACATCGACGCCATCAGGTTGACGTAGGTCACGTCGTGGTCGTCGATACTCCGCAGGAAGGTGCCGGGGTCGAAGTCGTCGTAGAGGACCGTCGTCGCCCCGACGCAGAACGCCGCCTTCGTCCAGAGGTCCTGGTGGATGTGAAAGAGCGGGAGGACGCCAGTCTGCACGTCGTCGCGGCGCACGTCGCCGCCGACGAGCGTGTTCACGACCCCGTACGTGTAGGAGCGATGGGTGTGGACGACGCCTTTCGGCTTCGCCGTCGTGCCACTGGTGTAGAGGACGAGCGCCGGATCGTCCGGTGCCGGCGCCACATCGGGCGGCGACGCATCCGTGCCGGCCAGCGACGCGACGGAAACGGCGTCGGTGTCGTCCGCCTCGGTCGTGATCGTCGGATCGAGGTCACCGTCGAACGCCGCCAACTTCGGGGCCAGTGCCGGGTCGCGGACGACGGCGTCGGCGTCGCCGTCCCGGAGTTGGTACGCGAGCGCGTCGGGCGTGAGGTCGGCGTTGCAAAAGAGCGTGACGACGCCGGCTTTCAGCGCCCCGACGTGTGCTACGTACATCTCGACCCCGTTGGTCGCCAGCACCGCGAGGGTGTCGCCGTCGGTCAGTCCGCGGTCACGGAGCGCGGCGGCGAACGCGTTCGACCACCGCTCGAACGCGCCGTAGGTTACCGTCCGCCCGGTGTCGACTTCCACGAACGCGACGCCCTCCGGGTCCCGACGCGCGGCGCGCGTCGCGATGGTCCCGAGATCGCCGCGCGTTACTGGCTCGGGGGACGCGTCAGAGTGTGACATTACCTCACACCGTATCCTGCTGATCACATGAACCTTTCCGGCGTGCCGGTCGCCAACGTATATCACGCCGGGAGTGCATGGCCCTTTCATGCGAGCACACACGCACGACCGGTCGGTCGCCCACCAGCAGCACGGAGGGGACTCGTGACCGCACCGATCAGCGGCCCGACCGATCTCTCGGGGACGACGGCTGTCGTGACGGGCGCGGCCGGCGCCATCGGGCGGGCGACCTGCGACGCCCTCGCCCGCGAGGGCGCGGACGTGGTGGCGACGGACGTGACCGACGACGGGCTAGCCGAGGCCGCCGCGCGGGTCGAGGCTCACGGCCGCGACGCCACGACCGTGCAGGCGGACGTGACCGACCCCGACGCGGTGGCGCGGCTCCGCGATCGGGCGACCGACGCGGGCGACGT
This window encodes:
- a CDS encoding MFS transporter, with product MSLERAFGDGASVLDDTTFRLLVLANINGAIGAVVVSPVLEGLAGPYGIDGASLGLMMSAFTAPSIVGIPLAGAIADRYGRKPVLIASLLLFGAGGSALAFTTNYTVVLALRGVQGVGYSGIIPVVITSIGDVYADAEETAAHGLRFSSSALSQAVFPAFAGALAALSWRFPFLLFAVAFPIAGLVYVGLEEPSSTPRSDGGRPATRDTGAYVRAVLSAVARPRLGAVLLALGVPAFVWITFLTYNSFFVVEVLGHSPLYASALLTVLSLVNATTASQAGRVTAATDGAFRPLVAANVALAVGLGLFALAPSIPVAVLAVGCVGVGFGLSFSLLRNVVTDRVDAELRGGVVGIGESIIRLSNSVGPLVTGAAIALLSPGRGFVASLRWTVLVVAVATGVGGVAVIYVAWRD
- a CDS encoding IclR family transcriptional regulator, with the protein product MPEKHGHRKIKSVDTTCRLVKLLRERGEATVSNLAADLDLAPGTVHTHLATLKDHGLVVQSEDGYRLGPRFLTLGEFVRNHSDLYQAAKEEIEDLADECGECVHLLTEHDGRLVPIYERFGENAVAVEYHNRKREEPVKHLHCTAAGKAILAYTPDDRVAEIIDEVGLPPNTPQTITDCDTLLDELERIRQRGYSVAEEEQLQGLRAVGAPIRGSDGNALGAVAVSGPTGRLKGERFESEIPELVIQTANICEVNYETLDLSEEVL
- a CDS encoding AMP-binding protein gives rise to the protein MTEREKRTDEVVYTPSREFVESTNVYDFMQTYDIEDYEALIERTTSEVAGEPRSGVAWFWDELVDYLDIEFDEGYDAVRNDAEGPQFTEWYPGGKLNAAHNTVDRHAAPDSETRNKVACIWEGEPGEVREMTYHELARQSNRVANYLESRGIETGDTVGLYMPMVPEVISILYGCFKVGAIAVPIFSGFGVDATATRIGDAECSVLFTGDGFYRRGSHVTLKEAADDAIAQAGHVEHTVVYDRLGLASAEEIPWDDDRDEHWAETVGEADDDYDTKSLDASQESMLLYSSGTTGKPKGIVHTHAGALMQAAKEVYFGMDLKPSDRFFWVSDIGWMMGPWTLMGTHAHGGTMVMYEGAPDHPEPDRFWQLIDNHGITQFGISPTAIRALRKRGDEWVEDYDLSSLRLLGSTGEPWDPESWLWFHEEVGGGDTPIINISGGTEIMGCFLMPMPITPLKPCTLGGPGLGMDIDIVDRHGDSIADTHERGFLVARDSCPSMTKSLWSGDERYLDEYWSSWEDLWDHGDWAQKDEDGFWFLHGRADDALNVAGRKVGPAEVEGAAMEHDAVNQAAAVGVPDDTTGTAVVLYTVLEAGEEESEELREAIRDTVGEELGKPFRPREVLFVDAFPKTQSGKIIRRAIESIYRGEDLGDMSSIENPDVLDEIEAAR
- the hisD gene encoding histidinol dehydrogenase, which produces MGHEYLKETERPSIEISDEVTEAVDDILSAVRERGDDAVREFTERFDGVDRESIRVTDAEIEAAREDITDDERDTIDQIVENVRAFHEEQRDHIEGFEKEFHPGVRMGQRVVPVESAGVYIPGGRYPLVASPAMTIVPAVIAGVDRIVACAPPTDEGGIQPAQLYAMDAAGADEIYCVGGAQAIGAMAYGTESIDAVDHVGGPGNVFTTEAKRQVYGNVGIDFLAGPTEVLILADETADPELVATDLLAQAEHDTNSRPVLITTDETLAREAMAELDAQLPDLRTEEVARECWNQNGEVIVADTMAEAVDLTNDYAMEHLQVMTEEPRALMDDLHNYGSLFLGEGSPVVFGDKSAGTNHSLPTLEISKYSGGIWVGTYLKVLTHQEATPEGAARLAEHAAAVCEIEGTHAHQLSAEARRRDDEDE